From Micromonospora nigra, one genomic window encodes:
- a CDS encoding septum formation initiator family protein, giving the protein MDVNKRERREFAGVPRAPRSGGRTAAQRTTRAGGGTPHADRMNRLEETRARGAHEYLTQGSAALRPVEKAGAAEQANPPRLRVAPPPPVKAPRAPFAALVVVLVVGGVLGILAVNTKINENAFRLEKLQQQQARLDVEQQQLKKQIAEAEAPGNLAAEARRLGLVESGEPAYIRLPDGKVIGVPQPADGQPSVTSQQGAEG; this is encoded by the coding sequence ATGGACGTCAACAAGCGTGAGCGCCGGGAGTTCGCCGGCGTGCCGCGCGCACCGCGGTCGGGGGGCCGGACCGCGGCGCAGCGGACCACGCGGGCCGGGGGCGGCACACCGCACGCGGACCGGATGAACCGGCTGGAGGAGACTCGTGCCCGGGGGGCGCACGAGTACCTCACCCAGGGCAGCGCCGCGCTGCGTCCGGTCGAGAAGGCCGGCGCCGCCGAGCAGGCGAACCCGCCGCGTCTGCGGGTCGCGCCGCCGCCGCCGGTGAAGGCACCCCGGGCACCGTTCGCGGCGCTCGTCGTGGTGCTGGTCGTCGGCGGGGTGCTGGGCATCCTCGCGGTCAACACGAAGATCAACGAGAACGCCTTCCGGTTGGAGAAGCTCCAGCAGCAGCAGGCCAGGCTCGACGTCGAGCAGCAGCAGCTGAAGAAGCAGATCGCCGAGGCGGAGGCACCGGGCAACCTGGCCGCCGAGGCCCGCAGGCTGGGCCTGGTCGAGTCCGGGGAGCCGGCGTACATCCGGCTGCCCGACGGCAAGGTCATCGGCGTGCCGCAGCCGGCCGACGGGCAGCCGTCGGTCACCAGCCAGCAGGGCGCGGAGGGGTAG
- the rsmH gene encoding 16S rRNA (cytosine(1402)-N(4))-methyltransferase RsmH produces MGELRGTHVPVLLERCLELLAPALGRGDRTVHVDATLGLAGHAEAVLERHPSTLLIGLDRDTEALAHARVRLARFADRVHLEHAVYDELPDVLARLGYPGIDGILFDLGVSSLQLDAPDRGFAYAQDAPLDMRMDQTRGVTAEEVVNTYGHPELARVLRVYGEEKFAGRIASAIIRDRERVRITSSARLAELVREAIPAPARRTGGHPAKRTFQALRIEVNRELAVLETALPAALDALTVGGRLVVLSYHSLEDRLTKQALADRVRSKGPVDLPVELPGSGPTFRLLSRGAELAGEAEVAANPRAASVRLRAAERLDPEERQQGRADRERYRRRATTTQEPGAGSAVTPARGSRRMPRDGTGTDEEGEGYGRQQA; encoded by the coding sequence ATGGGGGAGCTTCGCGGCACGCACGTGCCGGTGCTGCTCGAGCGGTGTCTCGAGCTGCTCGCCCCCGCGCTGGGCAGGGGTGACCGGACAGTCCACGTCGACGCGACGCTGGGGTTGGCCGGGCACGCCGAGGCGGTGCTGGAACGGCACCCGAGCACCCTGTTGATCGGCCTGGATCGGGACACCGAGGCCCTCGCGCACGCGCGGGTCCGGCTGGCCCGCTTCGCCGACCGGGTCCACCTGGAGCACGCCGTCTACGACGAGTTGCCGGATGTGCTCGCCCGGCTGGGTTACCCCGGCATCGACGGGATCCTGTTCGACCTGGGGGTCTCCTCGTTGCAGCTCGACGCGCCCGATCGCGGGTTCGCGTACGCGCAGGACGCCCCGCTGGACATGCGGATGGACCAGACCCGGGGGGTGACCGCCGAGGAGGTGGTCAACACCTACGGCCACCCGGAGCTGGCCCGGGTGCTGCGGGTGTACGGCGAGGAGAAGTTCGCCGGGCGGATCGCCTCGGCGATCATCCGGGACCGGGAACGGGTCCGGATCACCTCGTCGGCGCGACTGGCCGAGCTGGTCCGGGAGGCTATTCCGGCACCGGCCCGACGAACGGGCGGTCACCCGGCAAAGAGAACGTTTCAGGCTTTACGGATCGAGGTAAACAGGGAACTGGCGGTGCTGGAGACGGCACTGCCGGCTGCCCTCGACGCGCTCACGGTGGGCGGTCGCCTGGTGGTCCTGTCCTACCACTCGCTGGAGGACCGGCTCACCAAGCAGGCGCTCGCCGACCGGGTCCGCAGCAAGGGCCCGGTCGACCTCCCGGTCGAGCTGCCCGGCTCGGGTCCGACGTTCCGGCTGCTGAGCCGGGGCGCGGAGCTGGCCGGGGAGGCGGAGGTCGCCGCGAACCCGCGGGCCGCCTCCGTGCGGTTGCGGGCCGCGGAGCGCCTCGACCCGGAGGAACGGCAGCAGGGGCGGGCCGACCGCGAACGGTACCGCCGCAGGGCCACGACGACGCAGGAACCGGGGGCGGGATCGGCCGTGACACCCGCACGGGGGTCACGGCGGATGCCGAGGGACGGGACAGGGACGGACGAAGAGGGGGAGGGATATGGACGTCAACAAGCGTGA
- the mraZ gene encoding division/cell wall cluster transcriptional repressor MraZ, protein MFLGTHTPRLDDKGRLILPAKFRDELAGGVVITKGQERCLYVFPTPEFQRIAEQLRAQPMTHKAARAYSRVFFASAHDEVPDKQGRVTIPAHLRTYAALERELVVIGASTRVEIWDRAAWDNYLAESEDDFADISEGVLPGGL, encoded by the coding sequence ATGTTCCTCGGCACCCACACCCCACGCCTGGACGACAAGGGCCGGTTGATCCTTCCGGCGAAGTTCCGGGACGAGTTGGCGGGGGGTGTCGTGATCACCAAAGGGCAGGAGCGCTGCCTGTACGTCTTCCCGACGCCCGAGTTCCAACGGATCGCGGAGCAGTTGCGCGCGCAGCCGATGACGCACAAGGCGGCCCGGGCCTACAGCCGGGTCTTCTTCGCCAGCGCCCACGACGAGGTGCCCGACAAGCAGGGCCGGGTGACTATCCCGGCACACCTGCGCACGTACGCGGCCCTCGAGCGGGAGCTGGTGGTCATCGGGGCGAGCACCCGGGTGGAGATCTGGGACAGGGCGGCCTGGGACAACTACCTCGCGGAGAGCGAAGACGACTTCGCCGACATCTCCGAGGGGGTGTTGCCCGGCGGTCTGTAG
- a CDS encoding MurT ligase domain-containing protein — translation MPLRAKVASSVSRTAAALSRAAGRGDGSVIGGWIGLKIDPDLLAHLAAGRAIALISGTNGKTTTTRLAAAAVGVLGRVATNSFGANMPTGHTSALAKAGSTPYAVLEVDEHYLAQVLEATEPHVVALLNLSRDQLDRAKEVAMMAQLWRAALVRHPDVRVIANADDPMVVWAASPPPAHDHRITPPQVVWFSAGQRWHDDSWVCPECGSTIQRAEGQWWCTGCPLRRPEPQWTVEDDGVVDPTGAWHRVKLQLPGKVNLGNAATALAVAAEFGVRPVDASLKLKDVTSVAGRYAQVERDGRNIRLLLAKNPASWLEAFDMADEAPTLLSINARDPDGLDTSWLFDVDFAPLRGRHVLITGDRAYDLAVRLDVNDVPFQHVRTFDEAVRAVPPGRLEVIANYTAFQDIRAELDRVN, via the coding sequence ATGCCCCTGCGGGCGAAGGTGGCCAGCTCCGTGTCGCGGACCGCGGCGGCGCTGTCGCGGGCCGCCGGCCGTGGCGACGGCTCGGTGATCGGTGGTTGGATCGGCCTGAAGATCGATCCGGACCTGCTGGCCCATCTGGCTGCCGGTCGGGCCATCGCGCTGATCTCCGGCACCAACGGCAAGACCACGACCACCCGGCTCGCCGCCGCCGCCGTGGGGGTGCTCGGCCGGGTCGCCACCAACTCCTTCGGCGCCAACATGCCCACCGGCCACACCTCGGCGCTCGCCAAGGCCGGCAGCACCCCCTACGCCGTGCTGGAGGTCGACGAGCACTACCTCGCGCAGGTGTTGGAGGCGACCGAACCGCACGTGGTCGCGCTGCTCAACCTCTCCCGCGACCAGCTCGACCGCGCCAAGGAGGTCGCCATGATGGCGCAGCTCTGGCGCGCGGCCCTGGTCCGCCACCCCGACGTGCGCGTCATCGCCAACGCCGACGACCCGATGGTGGTCTGGGCGGCCAGCCCACCACCGGCCCACGACCACCGGATCACCCCACCCCAGGTGGTGTGGTTCTCCGCCGGTCAACGCTGGCACGACGACTCGTGGGTCTGCCCCGAGTGCGGTTCGACGATCCAGCGCGCCGAGGGACAGTGGTGGTGCACCGGGTGCCCGCTGCGCCGCCCCGAGCCGCAGTGGACGGTGGAGGACGACGGCGTGGTCGACCCGACCGGCGCCTGGCACCGGGTCAAGCTCCAGCTCCCGGGCAAGGTCAACCTGGGTAACGCGGCGACCGCGCTGGCCGTGGCCGCCGAGTTCGGCGTCCGCCCGGTGGACGCCTCGCTCAAGCTCAAGGACGTCACCTCCGTCGCCGGCCGCTACGCCCAGGTGGAGCGGGACGGGCGCAACATCCGGCTGCTGCTGGCCAAGAATCCGGCCAGTTGGCTGGAGGCGTTCGACATGGCCGACGAGGCGCCGACACTGCTGTCCATCAACGCCCGCGACCCCGACGGGCTGGACACCTCCTGGCTCTTCGACGTCGACTTCGCCCCGCTGCGCGGCCGGCACGTGCTGATCACCGGCGACCGGGCGTACGACCTCGCCGTCCGTCTCGACGTCAACGACGTGCCGTTCCAGCACGTACGCACGTTCGACGAAGCCGTCCGGGCGGTGCCTCCGGGGCGCCTGGAGGTCATCGCGAACTACACCGCGTTCCAGGACATCCGAGCGGAGTTGGACCGTGTCAACTGA
- a CDS encoding type 1 glutamine amidotransferase, which translates to MSTESLRIVWVYPDLLSTYGDRGNALILARRAQQRGFPVEVLEVRSDQRLPASADIYLIGGGEDGPQALGAQRLITDGGLHRAVAQGSVVFGVCAGYQLLGVSFFAKGTRCAGLELLDISSDRGPSRAVGELAGDVDPRLGLPPLTGFENHGGRTHLGPGAAPLARVTAGVGNDGATEGAWRGKLLGTYSHGPALARNPALADLLLRWATGVHQLPPLDDTWSDRLRSERRAAVAAADRA; encoded by the coding sequence GTGTCAACTGAGAGCCTGCGTATCGTCTGGGTCTACCCCGACCTGCTGTCCACCTACGGCGACCGGGGCAACGCGCTGATCCTCGCCCGGCGGGCGCAGCAGCGCGGCTTCCCCGTCGAGGTGCTGGAGGTCCGCTCCGACCAGCGGCTGCCCGCGTCGGCCGACATCTACCTGATCGGCGGGGGCGAGGACGGCCCGCAGGCGCTGGGCGCGCAGCGGCTGATCACCGACGGTGGCCTGCACCGCGCCGTCGCGCAGGGCTCCGTGGTGTTCGGGGTGTGCGCCGGCTACCAGTTGCTCGGCGTGTCCTTCTTCGCCAAGGGCACCCGGTGCGCCGGGCTGGAACTGCTCGACATCAGCTCCGACCGCGGGCCCAGCCGGGCGGTCGGCGAGCTGGCCGGCGACGTCGACCCGCGGCTGGGCCTGCCGCCGCTGACCGGCTTCGAGAATCACGGCGGCCGCACCCACCTCGGCCCCGGTGCCGCACCGCTGGCACGGGTCACCGCCGGGGTGGGCAACGACGGGGCGACCGAGGGCGCGTGGCGGGGCAAGCTGCTCGGCACGTACTCGCACGGGCCGGCGCTGGCCCGCAACCCGGCCCTGGCCGACCTGCTGCTGCGCTGGGCCACCGGCGTCCACCAGCTTCCGCCGCTGGACGACACCTGGTCCGACCGGCTCCGGTCCGAGCGCCGCGCCGCGGTGGCCGCCGCCGACCGGGCATGA
- a CDS encoding TVP38/TMEM64 family protein, with the protein MIPAVRRLLRQPSAVRFAGLLLLLAILTPVALLAPRPELSELPERADQLGGYAPMAAIVGGALLLVALVPRTFVTLASGAIFGAWEGAAYALGAALLAAALGFAVGRLLGREFVAERVRGRLARLDGWFARQSVLGVITVRLLPISGFGMVSYGYGTTGARLLPFLAGSVIASAPTAFGYAAVGAAVTTSGDVNWFAAAPAGLGVIASAVLVHRWWRAERRRPTPT; encoded by the coding sequence ATGATCCCCGCCGTCCGGCGGCTGCTGCGGCAGCCGTCGGCCGTGCGTTTCGCCGGGCTGCTGCTCCTGCTCGCGATCCTCACCCCGGTGGCGCTGCTGGCGCCCCGGCCGGAGCTGTCGGAGCTGCCGGAGCGGGCCGACCAGCTCGGCGGGTACGCCCCGATGGCCGCGATCGTCGGCGGGGCGCTGTTGCTGGTGGCGCTGGTGCCCCGCACGTTCGTCACACTCGCCTCGGGGGCCATCTTCGGCGCGTGGGAGGGGGCCGCGTACGCCCTGGGGGCCGCGCTGCTCGCGGCGGCGCTGGGCTTCGCGGTGGGCCGGTTGCTCGGGCGCGAGTTCGTGGCCGAGCGGGTCCGGGGGCGGCTGGCCCGGCTGGACGGCTGGTTCGCCCGGCAGAGCGTGCTCGGGGTGATCACCGTGCGGCTGCTGCCGATCTCCGGTTTCGGCATGGTCAGCTACGGCTACGGCACCACCGGGGCGCGGCTGCTGCCGTTCCTCGCCGGCAGCGTGATCGCCTCCGCCCCCACCGCCTTCGGGTACGCGGCGGTGGGGGCGGCGGTCACCACGTCGGGTGACGTCAACTGGTTCGCCGCCGCCCCCGCCGGCCTCGGCGTGATCGCCAGCGCCGTGCTCGTCCACCGCTGGTGGCGCGCCGAGCGCCGCCGCCCCACCCCCACCTGA
- the leuS gene encoding leucine--tRNA ligase, with translation MSEQSEIPPYRYTAAMADEIERRWQDTWEREGTFHAPNPTGPLADPGHPRAGAEKLYVLDMFPYPSGAGLHVGHPLGYIGTDCFARYQRMAGRNVLHAMGFDAFGLPAEQYAVQTGTHPRTTTEANIGRYREQLRRLGLAHDERRSVATIDTDFYRWTQWVFLQVFNSWYDPDAKRARPIAELIAEFEGGNRPTPDGRPWAALTVAERRAVVDDHRLAYVSQAPVNWCPGLGTVLANEEVTADGRSERGNFPVFKRNLKQWMMRITAYADRLLDDLDTLDWPEPIKLMQRNWIGRSQGAHIDFATSVAPVRVFTTRPDTIFGATYMVLAPEHELVDALVPAAWPDGTRDAWTGGHASPRAAVEAYRKAAAAKTDVERQADTKDKTGVFIGAYAVNPVTDTEIPIFIADYVLAGYGTGAIMAVPAQDERDWAFAEVFDLPIVRTVQPPEGFAGKAYTGDGPAVNSAAPERGLNLDGLEVADAKARIIGWLEAEGHGSGAVTYRLRDWLFSRQRYWGEPFPIVYDETGAAIALPESMLPVELPEVADFSPKTFEPDDADSNPETPLSRRRDWVEVELDLGDGPKRYTRETNVMPQWAGSCWYELRYLDPTNPDRFVDAENEAYWMGPRGEGDCGGTDLYVGGAEHAVLHLLYARFWHKVLYDLGHVSSFEPFRKLFNQGYIQAYAYTDERGAYVPAEEVVERDGGYYLGDTQVSREYGKMGKSLKNVVTPDEMCAAYGADTFRVYEMSMGPLEVSRPWETRAVVGSYRFLQRVWRAIVDESTGAPRVTDAPADEATRRLLHKVVDGVRADMEAIRFNTAIAKLIELTNGLTRLSQTPREVAEPLVLMLAPFAPHVAEELWHRLGHDTSLTYVDFPTADPALLVAESVTYPVQVNGKVRGRVEMPADAAEADVRAAALEAVAAVLAGREPRKVIVVPGRMVSVVA, from the coding sequence ATGAGCGAGCAGAGCGAGATTCCCCCGTACCGCTACACGGCGGCGATGGCCGACGAGATCGAACGCCGCTGGCAGGACACCTGGGAACGCGAGGGCACCTTCCACGCCCCGAACCCGACCGGCCCGCTGGCCGACCCCGGTCACCCGCGCGCCGGCGCGGAGAAGCTGTACGTGCTGGACATGTTCCCCTATCCGTCGGGCGCCGGCCTGCACGTCGGGCACCCGCTGGGCTACATCGGCACCGACTGCTTCGCCCGCTACCAGCGGATGGCGGGCCGCAACGTGCTGCACGCGATGGGCTTCGACGCGTTCGGCCTGCCCGCCGAGCAGTACGCGGTGCAGACCGGCACCCACCCGCGCACCACCACCGAGGCGAACATCGGCCGGTACCGGGAGCAGCTGCGCCGGCTGGGCCTGGCCCACGACGAGCGCCGTTCGGTGGCCACCATCGACACCGACTTCTACCGCTGGACCCAGTGGGTCTTCCTGCAGGTGTTCAACTCGTGGTACGACCCGGACGCGAAGCGGGCCCGGCCGATCGCCGAGCTGATCGCCGAGTTCGAGGGCGGGAACCGGCCCACCCCCGACGGCCGCCCCTGGGCCGCGCTGACCGTCGCCGAGCGCCGGGCGGTCGTCGACGACCACCGGCTGGCGTACGTCTCGCAGGCCCCGGTGAACTGGTGCCCGGGGCTGGGCACCGTGCTGGCCAACGAGGAGGTCACCGCCGACGGCCGTTCGGAGCGGGGCAACTTCCCCGTCTTCAAGCGGAACCTGAAGCAGTGGATGATGCGGATCACCGCGTACGCGGACCGGCTGCTGGACGACCTGGACACCCTGGACTGGCCGGAACCGATCAAGCTGATGCAGCGCAACTGGATCGGCCGTTCGCAGGGCGCGCACATCGACTTCGCGACGAGCGTCGCCCCCGTCCGGGTGTTCACCACCCGCCCCGACACGATCTTCGGCGCCACCTACATGGTGCTGGCTCCCGAACACGAGCTGGTCGACGCGCTGGTGCCGGCGGCCTGGCCGGACGGTACGCGGGACGCCTGGACCGGCGGGCACGCCAGCCCGCGGGCGGCGGTGGAGGCGTACCGCAAGGCGGCGGCGGCCAAGACCGACGTCGAGCGGCAGGCCGACACGAAGGACAAGACCGGCGTCTTCATCGGCGCGTACGCCGTCAACCCGGTCACCGACACCGAGATCCCGATCTTCATCGCCGACTACGTGCTGGCCGGCTACGGCACCGGCGCGATCATGGCGGTGCCGGCACAGGACGAGCGGGACTGGGCCTTCGCCGAGGTGTTCGACCTGCCCATCGTGCGCACGGTGCAGCCGCCGGAGGGCTTCGCCGGCAAGGCGTACACCGGTGACGGCCCGGCGGTCAACAGCGCCGCACCCGAGCGCGGCCTGAACCTGGACGGCCTGGAGGTGGCCGACGCGAAGGCCCGCATCATCGGGTGGCTGGAGGCCGAGGGACACGGCAGCGGGGCGGTCACCTACCGGCTGCGGGACTGGCTGTTCTCCCGGCAGCGCTACTGGGGCGAGCCGTTCCCCATCGTGTACGACGAGACCGGAGCGGCGATCGCGCTGCCCGAGTCGATGCTGCCCGTCGAGCTGCCCGAGGTGGCCGACTTCTCGCCGAAGACGTTCGAACCGGACGACGCCGACAGCAACCCGGAGACCCCGCTGTCGCGCCGCCGCGACTGGGTCGAGGTGGAGCTGGACCTGGGCGACGGGCCGAAGCGCTACACCCGCGAGACCAACGTGATGCCGCAGTGGGCCGGTTCGTGCTGGTACGAGCTGCGCTACCTGGACCCGACCAACCCGGACCGGTTCGTCGACGCCGAGAACGAGGCGTACTGGATGGGGCCGCGCGGCGAGGGCGACTGCGGCGGGACCGACCTGTACGTCGGCGGCGCCGAACACGCCGTGCTGCACCTGCTGTACGCCCGGTTCTGGCACAAGGTCCTGTACGACCTGGGCCACGTCTCGTCGTTCGAGCCGTTCCGCAAGCTGTTCAACCAGGGCTACATCCAGGCGTACGCCTACACCGACGAACGCGGCGCGTACGTGCCCGCCGAGGAGGTCGTCGAGCGTGACGGCGGCTACTACCTGGGCGACACGCAGGTCAGCCGCGAGTACGGCAAGATGGGCAAGTCGCTGAAGAACGTCGTCACCCCCGACGAGATGTGCGCCGCGTACGGCGCCGACACCTTCCGGGTGTACGAGATGTCGATGGGCCCGCTGGAGGTGTCCCGCCCCTGGGAGACCCGGGCGGTCGTCGGCTCGTACCGGTTCCTGCAACGGGTGTGGCGGGCGATCGTCGACGAGTCGACCGGCGCGCCGCGGGTCACCGACGCGCCGGCCGACGAGGCCACCCGGCGGCTGCTGCACAAGGTCGTCGACGGGGTCCGCGCCGACATGGAGGCGATCCGGTTCAACACCGCGATCGCCAAGCTGATCGAGCTGACCAACGGGCTGACCCGGCTGTCGCAGACCCCGCGCGAGGTGGCCGAACCGCTGGTGCTGATGCTGGCGCCGTTCGCCCCGCACGTCGCCGAGGAACTGTGGCACCGGCTGGGGCACGACACCTCGCTGACGTACGTGGACTTCCCGACCGCCGACCCGGCGCTGCTGGTGGCCGAGTCGGTGACGTACCCGGTGCAGGTCAACGGCAAGGTCCGGGGTCGGGTCGAGATGCCCGCCGACGCCGCCGAGGCCGACGTCCGCGCGGCGGCCCTGGAGGCGGTCGCCGCCGTCCTGGCCGGCCGGGAACCCCGCAAGGTGATCGTGGTCCCGGGCCGGATGGTCTCGGTCGTCGCCTGA
- the mnhG gene encoding monovalent cation/H(+) antiporter subunit G — protein sequence MIRVVAGTALLGVGVLLVAISAVGLVRLPDVYNRMNAVAKAASLGLVCVLLGVLLLMPGVRTAVVVLVAVGLQLFTAPVGGYALARAAYRAGAPLAAGTLFHDHDHDHDGPPVAGGGDRPGRPDRPT from the coding sequence GTGATCCGGGTCGTGGCGGGGACGGCCCTGCTGGGGGTCGGCGTGCTGCTGGTGGCCATCAGCGCCGTGGGCCTGGTCCGGCTGCCGGACGTCTACAACAGGATGAACGCCGTGGCGAAGGCGGCGAGCCTGGGCCTGGTCTGCGTGCTGCTCGGGGTGCTGCTGCTGATGCCGGGGGTACGCACCGCCGTGGTGGTGCTGGTGGCCGTCGGGCTGCAACTGTTCACCGCCCCGGTCGGCGGCTACGCCCTGGCCCGGGCGGCGTACCGGGCGGGTGCCCCGCTGGCGGCCGGCACCCTGTTCCACGACCACGACCACGACCACGACGGGCCGCCGGTCGCCGGGGGAGGGGACCGGCCGGGCCGCCCCGACCGTCCCACCTGA
- a CDS encoding monovalent cation/H+ antiporter complex subunit F, producing MTILLDVALLVLASAMVVVVGRLVAGPTDADRAAALDLGFFVFLAAVAVLAVRLDQPNLLDLVLTGTLVSFLATVALARLVHREQR from the coding sequence ATGACGATCCTGCTCGACGTGGCGCTGCTGGTGCTCGCGTCCGCCATGGTGGTGGTCGTCGGCCGACTGGTGGCCGGTCCGACCGACGCCGACCGGGCGGCGGCCCTCGACCTCGGCTTCTTCGTCTTCCTGGCGGCCGTGGCGGTGCTCGCCGTCCGGTTGGACCAGCCGAACCTGCTCGACCTCGTGCTCACCGGCACACTGGTCAGCTTCCTGGCCACGGTCGCCCTGGCCCGGCTCGTGCACCGGGAGCAGCGGTGA
- a CDS encoding Na+/H+ antiporter subunit E — protein MSPRAGLPRRVVWRTGRILRFAGFFTVRLVQANLVVAREILTPGHALCPAIVRVPLRAGTDTEVAAMALAVSLTPGTLTVGVHRDPPALSVHGMHAGDAETFRRQLAELEGYLLAALRPVGGAHPIGGANRNGGER, from the coding sequence ATGAGCCCTCGGGCCGGGCTGCCCCGGCGGGTGGTGTGGCGAACCGGGCGGATCCTGCGCTTCGCCGGCTTCTTCACCGTCCGGCTGGTGCAGGCGAATCTGGTGGTGGCGCGGGAGATCCTGACCCCCGGCCACGCGCTGTGCCCGGCGATCGTGCGGGTGCCGCTGCGCGCCGGGACGGACACCGAGGTGGCGGCCATGGCCCTGGCGGTGAGCCTCACCCCCGGCACCCTGACCGTGGGGGTGCACCGGGATCCGCCTGCGTTGTCCGTGCACGGCATGCACGCCGGCGACGCGGAGACGTTCCGCCGGCAGTTGGCCGAGTTGGAGGGGTACCTGTTGGCGGCGTTGCGCCCCGTCGGCGGCGCGCACCCTATCGGCGGCGCGAACCGTAATGGAGGTGAACGATGA
- a CDS encoding monovalent cation/H+ antiporter subunit D family protein, with translation MIALVLLLPVAGPLLAAGVLLAAPRRPVLHRVAASTVTIAVLVTGGVLLAATRGGAVPVLRAGGWPPVVAISLAADPLSALLVTVAALVVLGCLVSAAATGEDRQPYLLPLALVLSAGAYGAFLTTDLFNLFVLIEVMLVPSYVLLGLAGGTRRTSAGRVYVATNLLGSTILLAGVGLVYGVTGVVGLGDLAGAARDDPMVAAAGGVVLVALAIKSAFVPLHDWLPRTYPAASPVVVALFSGLLTKVGLYAVIRIFAVVYDGDPTYHVLLGAVALTSMVVGVLGAVGENSMRRILSFHMVSQIGYVLLGLALFTAASLAAAVYYLAQYIVVKAALFLCAAAVRASRGSDRLDGPGGLYVARPMLALAFAWAALSLAGLPPYSGFLAKFVLLRAATEAGQWLAVTVAVLVSLITLLSMLKIWSALFAGDPPEAPTSAEWTGQRLVVAPLVLAGLSLVAGLVAQPLLDVADAAAAGLLDPDGYVRAVTGR, from the coding sequence GTGATCGCGTTGGTCCTGCTGCTGCCGGTGGCCGGGCCACTGCTGGCCGCCGGCGTCCTGCTCGCGGCGCCGCGTCGGCCGGTGCTGCACCGGGTGGCCGCCTCCACCGTGACGATCGCGGTGCTGGTCACGGGTGGGGTGCTCCTGGCGGCCACCCGTGGCGGTGCCGTGCCGGTGCTCCGGGCCGGCGGGTGGCCGCCTGTCGTCGCCATCAGCCTGGCCGCCGATCCGCTCAGCGCCCTGCTGGTCACGGTGGCCGCGCTGGTGGTGCTCGGCTGCCTCGTCTCGGCCGCCGCCACCGGGGAGGACCGCCAGCCGTACCTGCTCCCGCTGGCGCTGGTGCTCTCCGCCGGGGCGTACGGCGCGTTCCTCACCACCGACCTGTTCAACCTGTTCGTGCTGATCGAGGTCATGCTGGTGCCGTCGTACGTGCTGCTCGGCCTGGCCGGCGGGACGCGGCGCACGTCCGCCGGCCGGGTGTACGTCGCCACGAACCTGCTCGGCTCCACGATCCTGCTGGCCGGCGTGGGCCTGGTCTACGGGGTGACCGGAGTGGTCGGCCTGGGGGATCTCGCCGGTGCGGCCCGGGACGACCCGATGGTCGCGGCGGCCGGCGGTGTGGTCCTGGTGGCCCTGGCGATCAAGAGTGCGTTCGTGCCGCTGCACGACTGGCTGCCCCGCACCTATCCGGCCGCCTCGCCGGTGGTGGTGGCGCTGTTCTCCGGCCTGCTCACCAAGGTCGGCCTGTACGCGGTCATCCGGATCTTCGCGGTGGTCTACGACGGCGACCCCACCTACCACGTGCTGCTCGGCGCGGTGGCGTTGACCTCCATGGTGGTGGGTGTGCTCGGCGCGGTCGGCGAGAACTCGATGCGCCGCATCCTGTCGTTCCACATGGTCAGCCAGATCGGGTACGTGCTGCTCGGGCTCGCCCTGTTCACCGCCGCGAGCCTGGCGGCGGCCGTGTACTACCTGGCCCAGTACATCGTGGTGAAGGCCGCGCTGTTCCTGTGCGCGGCGGCGGTGCGGGCCTCCCGGGGCTCCGACCGGCTCGACGGGCCGGGTGGGCTCTACGTGGCCCGGCCCATGCTGGCCCTGGCGTTCGCCTGGGCGGCCCTGTCCCTGGCCGGTCTGCCCCCGTACAGCGGTTTCCTGGCCAAGTTCGTGCTGCTGCGGGCTGCCACCGAGGCCGGGCAGTGGCTCGCCGTGACGGTGGCGGTGCTGGTCAGCCTCATCACCCTGCTGTCCATGCTCAAGATCTGGAGCGCCTTGTTCGCCGGTGACCCGCCCGAGGCGCCGACGTCGGCGGAGTGGACCGGGCAGCGGCTGGTGGTCGCGCCGCTGGTGTTGGCCGGACTGTCGTTGGTCGCGGGGCTGGTCGCGCAGCCGCTGCTGGACGTGGCCGACGCGGCGGCGGCCGGCCTGCTCGACCCGGACGGCTACGTACGGGCGGTGACGGGACGATGA